Proteins from one Armatimonadota bacterium genomic window:
- a CDS encoding SUMF1/EgtB/PvdO family nonheme iron enzyme, translating into MRSGAPTRWPGAHVRPPLGSWTAAAAALCCAAGSWAAVGGTAQPQKRPGKSVTYTVRGTADAAGSRAPVVLHAKQRTNPKDGAEMVWIPPGPFQMGDSDQSDNPPRRVTLSGFWMYKNDVTVTEYRRFCDATGWRMPPAPSFDPTWSQSDHPIVWVTWDDAAAYAKWAGCELPTEAQWEKAARGTDGRKYPWGSDWDISKLWCSNSQYGDAGGTTAVGHYGMSPYGCSDMAGNVWDWCRDWYHRAFWSGRAGEQPDPVDLAPGLYRVVRGGSWLYDLPTAFSASYRYYDSPANCDGYNGFRCALRARPVPALAAPTTAVAVAAPPSEAGIGVQPPRPAAQADVPAKGAVRKNPKDGAEMVWIPPGPFQMGDSDQEDNPPHRVILSGFWMYKNDVTVTEYRRFCDATGRHMPSVPIFDLTWSQGDHPIVNVTWDDAAAYAKWAGCELPTEAQWEKAARGTDGRKYPWGSDWDISKLWCSKSLYGDAGGTTAVGHYGMSPYGCSDMAGNVWDWCRDWYHRPFWSGRAGEQPDPVDLAPGQLRVIRGGSWYEGKPGVFRSPYRWDRFPADKDSTFGFRCALRAGSP; encoded by the coding sequence ATGAGATCCGGCGCGCCAACCCGCTGGCCAGGCGCTCACGTGCGCCCGCCCCTGGGTAGCTGGACCGCAGCGGCTGCGGCGCTCTGCTGTGCCGCAGGGTCCTGGGCGGCGGTCGGCGGTACTGCGCAGCCGCAGAAGCGGCCGGGCAAGTCGGTGACATACACCGTGCGCGGCACTGCGGATGCAGCCGGCAGCCGGGCGCCAGTCGTACTGCACGCGAAGCAGCGGACCAACCCGAAAGACGGCGCGGAGATGGTCTGGATACCGCCGGGGCCGTTCCAGATGGGTGACAGCGACCAGTCTGACAACCCGCCGCGTCGGGTGACGCTGAGCGGATTCTGGATGTACAAAAACGATGTGACGGTGACGGAGTATCGCCGGTTCTGCGATGCTACGGGTTGGCGGATGCCGCCCGCGCCGTCCTTCGACCCGACCTGGAGCCAGAGCGATCACCCGATCGTCTGGGTGACATGGGACGACGCTGCCGCTTACGCGAAGTGGGCAGGCTGCGAACTGCCGACGGAGGCGCAGTGGGAAAAGGCCGCTCGCGGCACGGACGGGCGGAAATACCCCTGGGGCAGCGATTGGGACATCTCCAAACTCTGGTGCAGCAACTCCCAGTATGGCGACGCTGGTGGCACGACCGCCGTTGGCCATTACGGCATGAGCCCCTACGGCTGCAGCGACATGGCCGGCAATGTGTGGGACTGGTGCCGCGACTGGTACCACAGAGCTTTCTGGAGCGGCCGCGCCGGCGAGCAGCCGGACCCCGTGGACCTTGCGCCGGGGCTGTACCGGGTTGTGCGCGGCGGGTCGTGGCTCTACGACTTACCGACGGCCTTCAGCGCGTCGTACCGGTACTACGATAGCCCGGCGAACTGCGACGGCTACAACGGTTTCCGTTGTGCTTTGCGCGCGCGTCCCGTTCCGGCTCTGGCCGCGCCGACCACAGCTGTTGCCGTCGCGGCGCCGCCGAGCGAAGCCGGGATCGGCGTACAGCCGCCCCGGCCGGCAGCGCAGGCGGACGTTCCCGCGAAAGGCGCGGTCCGAAAGAACCCGAAAGACGGCGCGGAGATGGTCTGGATACCGCCGGGTCCGTTCCAGATGGGTGACAGCGATCAGGAAGACAACCCGCCGCATAGGGTGATTCTGAGCGGTTTCTGGATGTACAAAAACGATGTGACGGTGACGGAGTATCGCCGGTTCTGCGATGCTACGGGTCGGCACATGCCGTCCGTGCCGATATTCGACTTGACCTGGAGCCAGGGCGATCACCCGATCGTCAACGTGACATGGGACGACGCTGCAGCTTACGCGAAGTGGGCAGGCTGCGAACTGCCGACGGAGGCGCAGTGGGAGAAGGCCGCGCGCGGCACGGACGGTCGTAAATACCCGTGGGGCAGCGATTGGGACATCTCGAAACTCTGGTGCAGCAAGTCCTTGTATGGCGACGCGGGCGGCACGACGGCGGTGGGCCACTACGGCATGAGCCCGTACGGCTGCAGCGACATGGCCGGCAATGTGTGGGACTGGTGCCGCGACTGGTACCACAGACCTTTCTGGAGCGGCCGCGCCGGCGAGCAGCCGGACCCCGTGGACCTTGCGCCGGGGCAGCTCCGGGTTATTCGCGGCGGATCGTGGTACGAGGGCAAGCCAGGGGTCTTCCGCTCGCCGTACCGGTGGGACCGCTTCCCGGCGGACAAGGACTCCACCTTCGGCTTCCGTTGTGCTTTGCGCGCGGGCTCGCCTTAA
- a CDS encoding 4'-phosphopantetheinyl transferase superfamily protein: MSAAKSRGSAGPAVTEWTAVSSRVEGPAPHVLHVWRARTDAWWRVREADAGVLNDEELARAAAFVQPVDRDRFVAMHGILRRVLGDYLGMPPGEIEFRTGALGKPHLAGSAEQSGLQFNASRSGDWCAFAIAAGGRVGVDVERNALTDDYLTVADAFFSPAEVAILTALPRAEHERAFFDCWTRKEAMIKAVGAGLYLDLKAFDVPLDPLSRFELDLTSEADGIGGLWTVACGDLAPGYSGAAAMQGPMAECLRFEWAP; encoded by the coding sequence GTGTCTGCAGCGAAATCGCGAGGGAGCGCGGGACCAGCAGTAACGGAGTGGACCGCCGTATCGAGTCGCGTCGAAGGTCCCGCCCCACACGTATTGCATGTATGGCGCGCCCGGACCGACGCGTGGTGGCGTGTTCGCGAAGCGGATGCCGGCGTGCTCAACGACGAGGAGCTTGCCCGCGCAGCCGCGTTCGTGCAGCCGGTTGATCGTGACCGCTTTGTTGCCATGCACGGCATTCTCCGTCGCGTACTGGGCGACTACCTCGGTATGCCGCCGGGAGAGATTGAGTTTCGCACCGGCGCGCTCGGCAAGCCCCACCTTGCCGGCAGCGCCGAACAGAGCGGATTGCAATTCAACGCATCACGCAGCGGCGATTGGTGCGCCTTCGCCATTGCAGCCGGCGGGCGCGTTGGCGTGGACGTGGAGCGTAACGCCCTGACCGACGACTACCTGACCGTGGCCGATGCCTTCTTCTCCCCGGCCGAAGTTGCGATTCTAACCGCGCTGCCGCGAGCCGAGCACGAGCGGGCATTTTTCGACTGCTGGACCCGCAAAGAGGCGATGATCAAGGCGGTTGGCGCCGGCCTCTATCTGGATTTGAAAGCGTTTGATGTTCCGCTGGACCCGTTGAGCCGCTTTGAACTCGACCTGACCTCCGAAGCTGACGGCATCGGCGGCCTCTGGACGGTGGCGTGTGGCGACCTTGCCCCGGGTTACAGCGGCGCAGCGGCCATGCAAGGCCCCATGGCCGAGTGCTTGCGTTTTGAATGGGCGCCCTAG